Below is a genomic region from Trichoderma asperellum chromosome 2, complete sequence.
TTGCAAGATCGGCCTGTCTTGTCGCCGGGGGTTGCGATTGGCTGGCTTTGCAAACCTGGTTTCTAACGTGGCCAGCTGTGCTGCAAGGCATTGATTGTGGTTTTGAACAGCAGACGCAGGTActgctggcgctgcatgCACAGAAGGCCGGTACAGAGTACATGCAGGTCTATGGAGCAGTGCTagcagagaagcagcagagcaaaCACGCAATGCGAGATTTTGAGAAAATTTTATTTCCGCCCCCATTGGAGCTCTCGAGTCGTGGGACAATGGCGAGCAATAGCAAGAGCAGGCACTAATCGGAGAAATTTGTTGGGTGGCCACGGCCAGTGCCGCACAGTACAAGCATCCAAACCTTCGTAGCGGCGTCAATCCTACCTCGAGGTCCAAGTACTTTATACAAGTTGGGCCAACATGGATGCACAGCTGCAGTTTAGGGCTGTTTTACAGTGGCTGCAGTGAGCAGAGGTGGCGCCGGCCTGACAATGGATGCTTCATCAAAGCTTGCATGTAAAAACATGCTGTGCATCCCGTCATCTAATGCCACGTTTGACTGCATTTGAGGCGAGATGCCAACAGCAGTTTGTGATTGTGACTACTATCGGTATTTCCTCCATACAGGCAATCAAGTACCCCGCACGCAAACACCTACACAGCAGCTTGGCAACTGTCAAAAACGCACAGAGCAGTCAGCATATCAAGTCAACAATAGAAAATGGCCTGCGGCCAACAGCAAAGAAAATGAGACTGGCAgcagaagagaggagaaacgCCAAAAATTAGCAGCTCGCTAGGCAGCTAAAAGGCCCCGGCTCTAGTGGACGGCCTCCCTCACTATTGGCTGCAATGGCGCTTCACGGCACCATCCTTCATTCTGCACCCGCCCAAACAGGCTTGGCCCCGGAGCCTAGTCCAGGGGCCTGAAGCCTCCATCTGCCCCAAACAGCCTGATGGGGGCGCGCATTTGGCACCGGGGGCCGagctggctgcagctggccaaTGAGGCCGGGGGCGCTGCGATGGGGGCATGAGCATGGGAACATGGGAGCCAAGCACGATTTGGGGCCAGGGATCATGCGGGAAATGCCACGCCGCCTGGCTCGCGATGGCGATTTCGTTGCTCCATCCCACTGTAACTTAGTCTATCcgtctctattttttttttgtttcttccccttcttcttccaatcCCGCGTGCGCGACTGCTCTCCCGCTtcgcctcttctccttctcttctctcggttcctgctgaagaagggctGCGTTGCGTGAAGGCTGTCTTCCAGACACTTGGCCGCGGCTATTCACTTCTCTCCTGTATATATCcctatatacttttttttttcgagcaCGCATCTCGGCATTTACGCCTCTGCGCTGTTCTGTTTCActctccttttctcccaGAGAATCAAGGCACATCTGCCGTTACTAGCTCTGCGACACATCAGTTAAAACAACTCGGCATTTTGATTCCTCGCACTTTGAACATCATAAACGTTGACCGTTTGATTCCCGCAGCCTCGTCCAACAggcttgttttcttctctcattcctccctctctcacttttctctctcttagTTTCGCTGGTGTCGCCCGAGACAATCTTCGCTTGCGTCCAAGACACAGCAACGAAACAGGACTGGACTCCGCCTTTCTTTGAACACACGTGTGACGACAGAAAACTGTCACAAGCCGTCGCGACAAGAGTCGAATCCGACAGCCACAAACTCTGTGcgccaagtacatgtactcttgCAGCCAACACACATAACCACATACCACGCAATCTCAATCTCCAACAGTCACCTGGCGTGAACCACAGttgctctctttctttccgcctctctctctttttctttttcttattctcttacttctttttctgcccCTCCGgcatccatcttcatccacaCAAGCGCAGATCAGCTGTCGTGAATTCCCAAAAGTCACCTTCCGACTTGAGCTTGGATTCACATCGACGCCGCAGCTCCACCACAGGCACAGCACCCGCACAAGGCCCCTGTGCAACGTTCCCAGCCGTTTGCATACATCATCGGCCCAGCTCTCTGAAATAGTGAGCGCTGGTCACACGGCGTCATAGTCAACTGCCATATCGGGCTGTAGACTTCTCATCATCGCTCACCTCATTCTTCACCACTCGAGCGGCTGCCTCATTCGCCTGCGGTGGCCACAAGAGTCATACAGCGTGATACCATCTCactcttgttcttgttcttatTTGAATCTGCTTGTCCCTCCCAACGTCAACAGCACATTTCTTCAACCTAGCAACCACTGCCACAATGTCGCTATCACGGGCTTTCACTACGCGCAAGCTCAAGATCGGCTCTGATGCCGACGGCAAAAGTCCCCAGCGCTCGCACACTCTTCGCCACAAGATCTCGGCTCCTGTCCAGCTTGTTCACACAACCAACATGCTCTCTTACAACGCGCCTGATCTGCCTCGAGTACCTGGACGCACCAACTCTTCGAAATCTCTAACCGATTCCGACAGCGTCGAAACCACCGAGTCGACCCCGCCAACCAGCCCGGACATTGCCCAGGGAGAGCGCTCGCCTTCTCCCAAGCCGAATCACCTCTCGGGATACTTCAAGCCCGCAAATGCGAAACCCGTCGTCCCAGCCCCggctgagcctgagccaACTCCCGCTCCAATGATTCCCCAGCGCTCTCCCACTCACACCAAGAAGAACTCGGTCGATGCCGTCGCCAGGTCACGATCCATCACGCGCATCTCTAGAGACTCGGAATTGTCCGCTGCGTCCAGGAGTCTTCAGGCCTTCTCTTCCCGTTCTCCGTCTGTATCAACCAACTCTTCGGCACCCTCTTCAGCACATTCGTCAATGCACTCTTCGGCGCATAATTCATCCATCTCGAGCCGCCTTGCGAAACAGCCTCTAGCTCCTGCTTTTCCTCTGGCCTCCGCGGCCACTACGGTTTCTGCAGCTCATGCAGCTCCTGCAGCCTCGTCTGTGCAACCTTCTAATGCAGCGAGGCACCACGTCGCCAAGGATTCAAATCCTTTTGGAGCAGAGCTGGCGCAAGTGACGGAGCTAGCGGAGGAATTTAGCTCCAGAAGCCAACGGGAGCAAATGGAGGAGGACGTGGAATATATCCGCTCCAAGGGCCTCGTCAAGCTGCGTCCCGACGACTATCTCAGCATGGTTCAAAGCCTgtcatccatcttcttctccgagtCTAGTCACCCGGCTCCCAAAGCTGCGGCACCACTCTGGATTTAACCCTACACAAATTACGAAAGaaccaaagaaaaaacaaaaacacgaaaaaaaaagagctgccATGTCACTGTACATACCGAAATTGTTTGGATATATACTCTGTACTGCTATGGGCAAAAGCGCTCCAGCCGTGACGACTACCATCACcattctacttcttcttcttcaccatttttcttcttacttTCTTATTTTGTTGACATGGATGGGAACGATGTGGGGTCTAGAACATTAACATTACTAGGTACTTGGATTGGCTGTTTGCTATACCTGAAACAGGAGAAGAGGTGGCGTTAAATAACGGATGGGAAATGCTTCTTAACTGAGGcgtctttttatataatttcttttatttttcactATTTATGATGTGAATACTACATCAGTCACAAGCCACTGCACATATTATGTTTTGATGAAATTTCATTTCCTTACCATGTACTCCCCCTGCCTCACAACTCAGTGATTGATTGATGTATTCACAGAATTTTGTACTTGAGCTTGCTTAGACATAtgaccatcatcatcagataTTACAATGAAATAACGCGACTGCCGCATTGGGCAGGATATGCATTCTGTCAGATGGCCCCAACGATCGTCTGTCTCTCTGGGCACATCAGCTGTAAGATCCCACAAAGAGCGGATGGGCGCCGGTAAGCGGGAGATTGACGATCCCTGCGAATGTTTCAACTGCGCCCCACGGATACTTTGGCCAATCACGCGATGGACTGCGGCTGATTGTTTCAAGGCCAGGGTGTTGGTTGCCCGCTTGCCGTGAGTGGTTCGAATGCTTGTACTGCGCTGAAATTGATGGAATCGGGTTCACGGAACGGCTCTATGAAAAAGAGATTGGATTTGAGGCATGGGCTGGGAGACTGGCAGGGTTCTGAAATTGCTGTATACATAGGAAGCGTGAACATGTGGTTGATGAAGCTAGGGCCACCTGTTTGGCATGATGAGCTGTTCTGTGCATGGACAGATTACATGGAAGAGTTGTCATGTACCTGCTGTCTATTGAGATTACTCAAGACTTGAACATGCAAATTGGTGTGATTGCTGTTCCAAGTCATTCAACTACTAGAAATGCTACCGTGATTCACCAtcaagtaaaagaaaaggttattataCAGACGCTGCTCTTTCTCTGTTCGCTGCCGTCATGTCAACTTGCGTATGTAATCACGTGGGGCAATTGGCGGCACCCACTTGTTGAGAAATGTTCTGAGCGATACCTGCTATTCAAGCTGAATGGAGCTCGTATTGCTGTTGAAAAATTGAACAAGATCGAGTCTCTATATACTCTCATGACTGGGAGACTTTTCCTGTTTCATGTTCCATTTGTATAGCGGGTAAGACCACCTTGGcacttttccattttttttattcttctttacCACTCGACATGGGGTAGCGTTTTCGTTTACCGGTAAGCATATGAGCTGAAGTATTACCAGATTTCACTACTTATTACTATAAACCTCATATtgaggcaagaagaagaagaaagacatCGTCATGGCGGGTTCAGATAATGCCCCCGATTCCTTCATCAGCAAGGAGGACGGGCTCAATTACTGGGAGGGTGTTAGCGCTGATATCGACGGCATGCTTGGAGGCATTCCATCCGTCAAGGGCTTCTCTGGTATCTTAAAGAGCGATCTCCAAGGCTCACGGACGTttctggccaagctgggcgTTGGAGCAAAGCAAGGGCGGCAGAAGTTGGCCACGGCTTTGGAGGGTGGTGCCGGGTTAGTAGCATCCATCTGGCTGGGGATATTGCAAGCCCTGAGCACTGATGATTAACGAGTGCTGATCTTTGATGACTGACTCTCTTCCTTGTATGCAGAATCGGAAGGGTTACCGAAGGGCTGCTGATCCCATTAGCCGACGAGGTCGATGTCATTGAGCCCGTGGCCAAATTCACCGCCGGGCTGCAAGGCAAAGAGGGCGTTCGTAACGTCTACAATCATGGTTTGCAGGACTGGGAGCCTGTCGAGGGGCTCAAGTACGATCTTATCTGGACGCAGTGGTGCGTGGGCCACTTGACGGATTCGCAGCTGGTGGAGTACCTGAGAAGATGCCAGGTTGCGCTGAATCCGGGGGCCATGATTGTGTTGAAGGAGAATTTGAGCACATCGGGCCGTGATGTCTTTGATGAGCTGGATAGCAGTGTGACAAGGTGGGttcactctctctctctctgataTTCAATTGTCCGATGTTTCCTTTATGAGCTGACGaagagccaaaaaaaaaagggaggatGCCAAGTTTAGACAGATTTTTGAGGAAGCGGGACTGCAGCTTGTCAAGTCGGAGCTGCAGAGGGGATTTCCTGAGACGCCGCAGATGACGCTCCTCCCGGTGAGGATGTATGCTTTGAAGCCAAAAGCTGTGTAAGATGAAgggctttttgtttttttcttcttgttcctgCGAGTGATTGGGATTTTTACGGATTGGGAATGTTGAAGGGGTTAGGGAAAAGTTATGATGCATCGTAAAAAAACAACGGTGGAGGGAAGAGCTTCGAAGCTAGTTGAGCTTGAGGTTGCTGGAGTTTTGTAGATACCCTTAAATTCAAGTGCTGTGTTGCAAAGATTCGGTCAACGTAGAATTGTTTGTATCGAAATGACACATGATATGCTGTGATGATGTGTATTTGGTTGGATTTAACAGCTGCCAATTGACATGGCTAGACTTTGGGCGATGTTACACCATTGGCTTTTGGCAACTACccgtatatgtatatgtaggTCAACTTTTTACCATCTCTTCGTGTATAAACTCAATTGATCGAACTTAATGAGCCCTTGTTCATTAATTCTCCAATCGAGACTTTTATCATGACATCCCCTACCATCTACAAAGCTGACATGGAAAGACGGAAGCTCGTACCAGCAGCCATTTAGCGCCAGCGCTCCACCGCCAACCTCTCTCACATCTCACCTTTATATCAATCTTCATTTCCATCTTGTATACACACCCAACTTTTTTCACCCAAAAAAAACTCATCCAAAAACCCGCCCAATGCCATCTCCCACCCCTCCCTCCACCTTTGGCCAAGCCGCCCTCATCACGGCCCTCAAAGGCCAGACCCTCCGCATCCCCAGCCTCCAAGCTCTCTTCCACACATGGCCCTCTCCCAGCCTCAACGCCCACTACCAAGAGCTCGTCCCCCTTGCCAGCGCCGCCATCCTTGAAATCGCCGCCGCTGCGCCCCAGCTGAGCATTGAACGCCGTCTGCGCGACGACATTGCCCTTTTGACCTGTCTGCTGTTCCCGACCGCGCGCCGGAACCAGATTGAAGCGCTGGTGCTGTACATGGTGTGGCTCGTCTGCTGGGACGACACGGTCGACACAAACGAGGGTGATTTGGCTGCTGATTTCGCCGGCGCCGAGGAATGGCGCGGCAAGACGCTGGAAATTGCCCGGACAGCCCTTCAGCTCCCCGATGATGGAGGAGCCCAGCATGGAGCGGCGGTAGATGCCATCAATGCCGTGCTCGTCAACTTTGGGCAGCGGTACTGCTATGGCACCACCCATGAGAGAGCCCCCCTCGAGCAGCGTCAGCGTCTGTACGACGAGatcagcatcttcatccGCGCCTGCGCCATGGAACAACGGCTACGTCTTGACAACGCCCTGCCTAGCTTTGAGGAGTACATGGATCTCCGGGAGGGGACCGTGGCGGGCGGCACGCTCTGCGCGCTGGTTCCCTTCGCCATGGGGAGACACGTGCCGCCGGAGCTGCTCGATTCGCCGCAGTTTGGAGTTCTCCGGAAGCAGGCCAATGTGTTGTTTGGCCTGCTAAACGATTTGATATCGTTGAAGAAGGAGCTTAGCATGGATTGTGTCATCAATGCCGTCTGTACGCTGCTGCGGCCGGAAACGCCCCTGGATGAAGTCATGGCGCAGATTTATCAGAAGCTGCAAGATGCGGTGCGGCTTTTCAACGAGGCGGCCGGGGAGCTGATTGATCAGTGCATGAATAACAATCTTCTCTACGACCTGTCGAAAGATTTGGTTGATGGATACAGAAGTGTAGTCACTGGCACGCTCGAATTCATGTGAGTTAATATGATCCCAAAAAATAGCCCTCCATAAACCGTGGGAGGCttcctttatatattaggCTTCATGGTCGTTGGATGACCAGCAGCCGTGTAAAGCAAATAATAAGCTAACCTTGGTCTCCGGAAAAAAACAGGCTCAAATCCCCTCGCTATAACATCTCGCAGCTCTTGCGCGAAGATGGCTCACTAGAAATAGTCCTCTGATATCATGACTCCCACTTCCATTCACCTTGTTTGACTCCCGTGAGTTCCCAACTCCAGTGTTTACCCTTCCCTTTATCTGCCGGATTGTATGATGatgctctctctttttcttcttcttttttttttttttagaaaaaaagaaaaaaaaaaaaaaccttctccctttcccctcccccctttctccTGAAATGTTATATGCGGATCACGCCCATtgcaattaaaaaaaggttaaaaagtAGCCAATGCGTATGAATGAAAAGTAACTCCGCCTCTTTTTGTGTTTAATAAATGTTTCCCGGAAATGTTGTcgtcagaaaaaaaaaatcaaggtTTCAACTCTCCAAACTGCATGGCTTGCCGATCGCCCAATGGCTCAACAGACGTCACCAGATCCGTGATAGTGACAATCTTGTATCCCTGTCGCTTCAATTCCGGCAGCACAATTCGCAGCATCGGTGCTGTCCAGCCTCTTCTGTCATGGCATATAATGATGGCTCCAGGATGCGCCATGCTCAGAATATGCTTGGCATTCATGTTGGGGTAAGGAATCTGCGGATCGTGGGGGTATATGCTCCCCAAAACGATCCTGAACCCTCTATTGCCAAGCAAGTCCCTCATCCGCTTGTTGAACAAGCCCGACCCAGGGCGGAAATAGTTATTCGGCAGGATCTTGCCCTCGGCCTCGTACGCCTCCGTCAGCATGGCCTTGACCTGCTTGACCTGGCTCTCCAGCTCGTCGTTGCTCAATCTCTTTGAGGGCTCGTCGCGCATAGCGTGGTTGCCCAGTTCGTGGCCCTGCGCAACCAGCTTCCGCAGCGTGGCCTCCCGCCCCTCGACCTGCTTcccgatgacgaagaaggtGGCGTGCGCGTCGTTGTCCCGCAGCACCTGCATGATCTCGTCGGTATGCGCCGAGGGGGCGTCGTCGAGCGACAGGGCAATGATTTTCTGGGCCGTCGGCACCTCGAAGAGCACGTCGGGGAACTTGTTGCGCAGGTAGCCGATGAGGAAGCGCGGCGGCTTGTAGACGCAGTAGATGGAGTAGAGCGGCagggcgagcagcagcacgagcaGCACGAGGAGGCCCTGCATGGTGAGGCGGTTTCGTCGGACCCGTCGCCGGACGGTGGTCGGCAGGCGGAAGAGGTTGAGGCGTGgcatttccttttttgtgtgtgtgtttctgCTGccctcgttttttttttttttttttcgtttcttcgaggttagcagcggcggcggcgagggaCGACGGTAGTGccgcctgctgctggcatgctctctctctctctctctctctttcctcctctcttttcttcttcttttttcttcttcttccgcttTTCTCCCTTGAGCCTCGGTCTGTCGTATGTCAATGGCACTGAATTGGGGTGGGAAAGTCGAAAAGTGCAGAGTTGTTGCTTCTGTGTCGAGACCGCCACTAAGGCGGGAGAAACACTAGATATGAGGCTTGAAGTTTTGTTAGCCAGGGGCAAGTAGCACGAGCGCTATCTGATTTAGCGACTGGGGGTAGTGGCGCCCCAAAATGGGGGTGGGAGGATTTGGACCCCTAAAAGTACATGGGATGGAATGGATGTGTTAATCTTGAAAATCCTAGAATTCACTCTGCACGAATATTCAACGCAATTGCACGTGCCACGAAGTAGCTgaggttcttttttttcgcgcttgatttttaaaatttattctATTCTTTTTGTAACTGCATCAAAATGGATTGTTATcccagcttttcttttcaagctGCCGTGAACTTAATGCCCTCTTTGTCTTATACAAGAGCTAGGGATGGATGTAAAGTAGATCGGAAGATCCCCCCCTTAATCCAACTCTCATTCTCACAAACCAATAGTAATAGGATATCACAATCTCTCAACATCTCACATAAACAAATACAATGCTCTACAGCCCTTCCTTTACCAAGGCCTCAAATCCGTGCTGCAAATCCGCCTTCAAATCCTCCAAGCTCTCCACGCCAACACTCAGCCTCAACAAACTCTGGTCAACCGTGGCATCCGTCATTGCCCGCCACTCAATCAAGCTCTCCACGCCTCCCAGGCTCGTCGCGTGCTGGAACAAGCCCAGCTTGCCGGGGAACCTCCTCGCCATCTCCTTGTTCTTCAGCGTAATGGCAAACACCGGCCCGTAGCCGTTGGGCATCTGCTGCCGCAGCCAGCTGCCTTCCTGCGCCGCCTCGGGCTGCAGGCTCGCGTGCTGGATCCGCGCAATCGTCTTGCCCGCCGCCGTGGCCGGGTCCTTGGCCTGCTCCGCGAGCCATGCGACCAGCGCCGCGGCCGTGGTGCTCTGGCGGTTGACGCGCAGCTCGAGGGTCCGCAGGGAGCGCATGCCGAGCCAGCCCTCGAGGCTGCCGATGACGGAGCCCAGCACGAGACGGTCGGCGAGCAGGTCGCTGACCCACGTCTTGTGCTTGGGGTTGGCGGCGAGGACGCCGCAGAGCAGGTCGGAGTGGCCGCCAAAGTACTTTGTGCCGCTGTGCATCACAAGGTCTGCTCCCCAGGCAAAGGGatccagcagcggcggcggcgcaaaGGTAGCGTCTACGGTTAGATATGCGCCCACAGAGTGTGCTCTGTCGGCATAATACTTCAGGTCGCGCGCCTCGCCTGTGGGGTTCAGCGGCGTCTCGACATGGATGATGTCTCCGGGTCCCAGCTCCGAGAGGTCGCAGTCcagcggcagcttcttcaggcCGGTCAGTCGCTCAAAGATCTTCAAGATGCCGTGGCAGCCGTGATAGCCGTCTCCAATGGCCACCTTCTTGGGGTTCAGATGGGTGATCATGGCATGGAACGCAGCCAGGCCAGACCCATACACAATGGCCTGCTGGCCAATGATGGATGTGAGGAGGGCTTCGAAGCGAGCCATGTTGGGACTCGTGTGGCGCGAGTAGACGTGGAAGTCGAGCGGCTTGGTGGTCTAGCGAGATTGAGTCTCTTGTGTCAGTCACCCGGAGAAGCTTCTTCCACATGCTCTCGCACACCAAAGTTGCCCGGCACTTACATCGACCTCTGAGATGGGCTTGAGCCTCTCCGGGTCATTGGGATACCGAAAGGTCGTGCTGGTGTGCAGCCCAGGCGCAATGGCTGGATGGCCATCAATGCGAGCATCGGCATGCACCGCTCTGGATGCAAGCGACAGCGCCGCAATGTCTGGCACGTATTCGTCCGAGGCGTTCCCCATGGTGTCTACTGGTAATTTGTGTATCGTTGTTTGTGTCTATACCTGATACTTATCAGCGTATAGTACGTATACTCGTCCCCGTGCGACGCCCATCTTTAAGTTCTCGCCGTGCCCTTTTATATATGTCGTGCTAATTCGCAAGTCGCAATACTGCCCCGCTCATAGGCCGTCTCGCTGCCGTTGTCGCTATTACTCAACGGGCCTCACATACCCACTATTACCCATTCCGAGTTACATCACGTTTAAAGCTGTCGTATCATGTCCAGCAAACTCAAAACCGCTTAGATAGCCACGAGCCACTCTGGGTCCGGATAATCATGTAATTATGTACTGGCTCCGTAAAACTTGTCAATACAAGGCGCAATATACATCCAAGGTAGGTATCACGATAAGGGTGGTCTCGCTCCACCCATACGCTAAACCGGGGAGCGGCTGAGTGCCACCTTACGCCTTGTTGTCGATTCTCATCTCTTTCTTGTGCTTTTGGATACTATATCGAGCATCCAGCAGTTCGTTCAAAGAGTATGCCGTTAATTTCCGTCCTGTACAGACAGAATCGCTCCGACTTACCCCTTCCGGGATCGGTGGCATAGTTGACTCTCTCttgagaggagaagaaaaaagagcggATACCTTTGATTTAAGCGTAGGTAATGAATATTCGTAAAACTCTCAGAAGCGCATCAACAAATTAGCCGGGATGAGATatggaaaaaggaaaaggaaaaataatgCACCGTCACAGCCTTGCATCACCAGTTGTCATGATTCCTCTAATCATTGTTATTCTCCCTTCAAAGAATGTTCACTGGGCTTATCCAAAACAAACTCTGTCACCACACAATAGTCATGAACATGATGACGATAGAAAATGGGCAAACATAAATATGTGCTGTATTAGCGATCCGATATGTAATCGCCGAcataagttattattaatcATTAAGTCGTCTTGTTTCCCTTCCATTAATGCTCCCAGGCCGTCATAGTCTTTCATTTCTGCCAAGCTTAAATTTCGTGTTTCGCAGGCAAAGCCAACAGATGCAAATGCATCGTGCAAGGTATATGGCAGCAATGAATATATCCACTGCCAACAGTCCATCCCAAACGCCATTGTCGCAAAATAAAACATATCC
It encodes:
- a CDS encoding uncharacterized protein (EggNog:ENOG41~antiSMASH:Cluster_2.4), yielding MSLSRAFTTRKLKIGSDADGKSPQRSHTLRHKISAPVQLVHTTNMLSYNAPDLPRVPGRTNSSKSLTDSDSVETTESTPPTSPDIAQGERSPSPKPNHLSGYFKPANAKPVVPAPAEPEPTPAPMIPQRSPTHTKKNSVDAVARSRSITRISRDSELSAASRSLQAFSSRSPSVSTNSSAPSSAHSSMHSSAHNSSISSRLAKQPLAPAFPLASAATTVSAAHAAPAASSVQPSNAARHHVAKDSNPFGAELAQVTELAEEFSSRSQREQMEEDVEYIRSKGLVKLRPDDYLSMVQSLSSIFFSESSHPAPKAAAPLWI
- a CDS encoding uncharacterized protein (antiSMASH:Cluster_2.4~EggNog:ENOG41~SMCOG1235:polysaccharide deacetylase~CAZy:CE4), which gives rise to MPRLNLFRLPTTVRRRVRRNRLTMQGLLVLLVLLLALPLYSIYCVYKPPRFLIGYLRNKFPDVLFEVPTAQKIIALSLDDAPSAHTDEIMQVLRDNDAHATFFVIGKQVEGREATLRKLVAQGHELGNHAMRDEPSKRLSNDELESQVKQVKAMLTEAYEAEGKILPNNYFRPGSGLFNKRMRDLLGNRGFRIVLGSIYPHDPQIPYPNMNAKHILSMAHPGAIIICHDRRGWTAPMLRIVLPELKRQGYKIVTITDLVTSVEPLGDRQAMQFGELKP
- a CDS encoding uncharacterized protein (EggNog:ENOG41~antiSMASH:Cluster_2.4~SMCOG1052:Terpene synthase/cyclase metal-binding domain protein), translated to MPSPTPPSTFGQAALITALKGQTLRIPSLQALFHTWPSPSLNAHYQELVPLASAAILEIAAAAPQLSIERRLRDDIALLTCLLFPTARRNQIEALVLYMVWLVCWDDTVDTNEGDLAADFAGAEEWRGKTLEIARTALQLPDDGGAQHGAAVDAINAVLVNFGQRYCYGTTHERAPLEQRQRLYDEISIFIRACAMEQRLRLDNALPSFEEYMDLREGTVAGGTLCALVPFAMGRHVPPELLDSPQFGVLRKQANVLFGLLNDLISLKKELSMDCVINAVCTLLRPETPLDEVMAQIYQKLQDAVRLFNEAAGELIDQCMNNNLLYDLSKDLVDGYRSVVTGTLEFMLKSPRYNISQLLREDGSLEIVL
- a CDS encoding uncharacterized protein (antiSMASH:Cluster_2.4), which gives rise to MAGSDNAPDSFISKEDGLNYWEGVSADIDGMLGGIPSVKGFSGILKSDLQGSRTFLAKLGVGAKQGRQKLATALEGGAGIGRVTEGLLIPLADEVDVIEPVAKFTAGLQGKEGVRNVYNHGLQDWEPVEGLKYDLIWTQWCVGHLTDSQLVEYLRRCQVALNPGAMIVLKENLSTSGRDVFDELDSSVTREDAKFRQIFEEAGLQLVKSELQRGFPETPQMTLLPVRMYALKPKAV
- a CDS encoding uncharacterized protein (antiSMASH:Cluster_2.4~SMCOG1168:O-succinylhomoserine sulfhydrylase) gives rise to the protein MGNASDEYVPDIAALSLASRAVHADARIDGHPAIAPGLHTSTTFRYPNDPERLKPISEVDTTKPLDFHVYSRHTSPNMARFEALLTSIIGQQAIVYGSGLAAFHAMITHLNPKKVAIGDGYHGCHGILKIFERLTGLKKLPLDCDLSELGPGDIIHVETPLNPTGEARDLKYYADRAHSVGAYLTVDATFAPPPLLDPFAWGADLVMHSGTKYFGGHSDLLCGVLAANPKHKTWVSDLLADRLVLGSVIGSLEGWLGMRSLRTLELRVNRQSTTAAALVAWLAEQAKDPATAAGKTIARIQHASLQPEAAQEGSWLRQQMPNGYGPVFAITLKNKEMARRFPGKLGLFQHATSLGGVESLIEWRAMTDATVDQSLLRLSVGVESLEDLKADLQHGFEALVKEGL